The Candidatus Phaeomarinobacter ectocarpi genome includes a region encoding these proteins:
- a CDS encoding Kelch repeat-containing protein, which yields MVAALTKLRSAFLGSVLFGAIFTVAPAMAGSWSEGAPIGEARAFGAAAAQGETIYVAGGAGLKEPVADFAAYDVLGDIWRPLPTMPIGRQGFGMATALDGGVYVAGGYAGEDFDTPSSELWRYDMANAVWVRMADMPAGRARHGMASLDGKLYVVGGEGPNASRVFVYDTFQAAWSELGADLPAPRKDLGVVAAAGNIYALGGRTGNGVTAQVHMLDVAAGRWRQGTALPSPRADAAVGVVAGNIHLAGGRSNDPMRTFSEHYVLDASGGGWRTAEPLPLPRLGAASAGSGGAFVIVGGSGGAGVFSLFTTSDVVDIYKP from the coding sequence ATGGTTGCTGCTTTGACGAAGCTTCGTTCCGCATTCCTTGGAAGCGTCCTGTTCGGCGCGATCTTCACTGTTGCACCTGCCATGGCGGGCAGTTGGAGCGAAGGGGCGCCCATTGGTGAAGCGCGGGCCTTTGGCGCGGCCGCAGCGCAGGGTGAGACGATTTATGTGGCCGGTGGCGCGGGCCTCAAGGAACCGGTCGCGGACTTTGCCGCTTATGACGTCCTTGGCGATATCTGGCGTCCGCTGCCCACCATGCCGATTGGTCGCCAGGGTTTTGGTATGGCAACCGCGCTTGATGGGGGTGTCTATGTTGCCGGTGGATATGCCGGTGAAGATTTCGACACGCCTTCATCGGAGCTATGGCGTTACGATATGGCCAACGCTGTATGGGTGCGGATGGCGGATATGCCTGCCGGACGCGCCCGACATGGCATGGCGTCCCTCGACGGCAAGCTCTACGTGGTCGGCGGTGAGGGGCCAAATGCGTCGCGGGTCTTCGTGTATGACACCTTTCAGGCCGCATGGTCGGAATTGGGGGCAGACCTTCCAGCTCCCCGCAAGGATTTGGGTGTGGTTGCCGCAGCGGGCAACATTTACGCACTGGGTGGACGGACCGGCAATGGCGTGACCGCGCAGGTTCACATGCTTGATGTGGCGGCGGGTCGGTGGCGCCAGGGCACAGCGCTGCCATCGCCTCGTGCAGATGCTGCAGTAGGTGTGGTGGCGGGCAATATCCACCTCGCCGGTGGACGCTCCAATGACCCCATGAGGACATTTTCAGAGCATTATGTGCTGGATGCGTCCGGTGGCGGGTGGCGTACGGCTGAGCCGCTACCTCTGCCGCGCCTCGGTGCGGCATCGGCCGGTTCTGGCGGGGCATTTGTCATTGTCGGCGGATCTGGTGGTGCAGGTGTATTTTCCCTCTTCACCACAAGTGATGTGGTCGATATCTACAAGCCATAA
- the mgtE gene encoding magnesium transporter has product MEKALNDTAPDLNRASDPDPIADDEIGLSPDFVRKVVDRIDAGDAPSVRAAAVDLHPSDVAELIELLRPDERRTLVAILGPDLDIAALSELDEGLRDEVMDYIGPGRVAEALADLDTDDAVYLLEDMEESAQQALLSRMPDEDRAQIERSLEYEEDSAGRLMQRDIVVVPPHWNVGQAIDHLREADDLPETFFEIFVVDEMYHAIGTVPLSRVMRTKRPVPIQSIMDVEQTLIPADMDQEEVAHQFEKYNLVSAAVVDEDDRLVGMVTVDDVVEVIQEEAGEDLRRLAGVGDEALTDTVIKTARSRFPWLFANLFTAAIAAVVISAFGVSIEKMVTLAILMPVVAALAGNAGTQTMTVTVRAMATRDLVDFNVGRVISREVLVAFINGFIFAVLMGLGVGVIFGDWELSGVIAVSMVITLGFAGLSGILIPLALDRAGADPAISSSVFLIALTDAVSFLAFLGLATWLLL; this is encoded by the coding sequence GTGGAGAAGGCGCTGAACGATACCGCACCAGATCTGAACCGTGCATCGGACCCGGACCCCATTGCGGACGATGAGATCGGCCTCTCGCCGGACTTCGTGCGCAAGGTGGTCGACCGGATTGATGCCGGCGATGCGCCCTCGGTACGCGCGGCAGCTGTTGATCTTCATCCCTCAGATGTTGCGGAGCTTATTGAACTCCTGCGCCCTGATGAGCGCCGCACTCTTGTTGCGATTCTTGGTCCTGATCTCGACATAGCCGCTTTGTCCGAACTCGACGAAGGCCTGCGTGATGAGGTTATGGACTACATCGGACCTGGTCGCGTTGCCGAAGCGCTGGCTGATCTTGATACGGATGATGCGGTCTACCTGCTCGAGGACATGGAGGAGTCGGCGCAGCAGGCCTTGCTGTCACGGATGCCGGACGAAGACCGTGCGCAGATTGAGCGGTCACTCGAATATGAAGAAGACAGTGCCGGTCGTCTTATGCAGCGCGACATTGTCGTGGTGCCACCGCACTGGAATGTCGGTCAGGCGATTGACCATCTGCGCGAAGCGGACGACCTGCCGGAAACATTCTTCGAGATTTTTGTTGTCGATGAAATGTACCACGCCATCGGCACCGTTCCGCTGTCTCGGGTCATGCGAACCAAGCGCCCGGTTCCAATCCAAAGCATCATGGATGTGGAGCAGACGCTTATTCCTGCCGACATGGATCAGGAAGAAGTCGCCCACCAGTTTGAGAAATACAATCTGGTCTCCGCTGCCGTTGTGGACGAAGACGACCGGCTGGTTGGTATGGTCACTGTTGATGACGTTGTTGAAGTCATCCAGGAAGAAGCAGGTGAAGACCTGCGCCGTCTTGCCGGTGTTGGTGACGAGGCTCTGACGGATACCGTGATCAAGACGGCGCGCAGCCGCTTTCCCTGGTTGTTTGCAAATCTCTTTACTGCAGCCATTGCGGCGGTTGTGATTTCTGCTTTCGGGGTAAGCATAGAGAAGATGGTGACGCTGGCGATCCTGATGCCTGTTGTTGCAGCCCTTGCCGGGAATGCAGGGACCCAAACCATGACCGTGACAGTCCGGGCTATGGCGACCCGGGACCTGGTGGACTTCAATGTAGGTCGTGTGATTTCGCGCGAGGTTCTTGTTGCCTTCATCAACGGCTTTATTTTTGCCGTACTTATGGGGCTGGGTGTGGGCGTGATATTTGGCGACTGGGAATTGAGCGGTGTCATCGCCGTTTCCATGGTCATCACGCTGGGGTTTGCCGGTCTGTCAGGTATCCTCATTCCATTGGCTTTGGACAGGGCAGGGGCTGACCCTGCTATTTCGTCCAGTGTTTTTCTGATCGCGCTGACAGACGCGGTTTCATTTCTTGCATTTCTTGGATTGGCCACATGGTTGCTGCTTTGA
- a CDS encoding phosphoadenylyl-sulfate reductase produces the protein MTALQATTTERTTPVQRQAMDSETVTSARLEQLRRDFGHLEGAELLDAMVHKAFPEKIAMVSSFGSEAVVLLHLLSEVNPTVPVLFLNTGKLFGETLRYRDRLQDKLGLTDVRSLGPDPRVEAVSDPAGDLWARDADGCCHFRKVLPLAHGLKNFEASITGRKQFQTGARASMPTIEQEANADGTPGRFKINPLANWNLDDLKNYIEDHKLPRHPLVKDGYLSIGCMPCTDRVKEGDDYRSGRWAGTDKDECGIHVPGLVDGDGI, from the coding sequence ATGACCGCATTGCAGGCCACCACGACAGAACGGACAACACCTGTGCAACGTCAGGCAATGGATTCAGAAACCGTCACGTCTGCGCGGCTTGAGCAGTTGCGTCGTGATTTTGGTCACCTGGAAGGTGCCGAGTTGCTGGATGCGATGGTGCATAAGGCGTTTCCCGAAAAGATCGCCATGGTTTCGTCATTCGGATCTGAAGCGGTCGTGCTTTTGCATCTGTTGTCTGAAGTAAACCCAACAGTGCCAGTGCTCTTCCTCAACACCGGCAAGCTGTTTGGTGAAACGCTTCGCTATCGCGATCGGCTGCAGGACAAGCTTGGCTTGACGGATGTTCGGTCGCTTGGCCCGGATCCCCGTGTGGAAGCTGTGTCAGATCCCGCCGGCGACCTGTGGGCGCGGGATGCGGATGGCTGCTGCCATTTCCGCAAGGTATTGCCGCTGGCGCACGGGCTGAAGAATTTTGAGGCCTCGATCACCGGCCGCAAACAATTTCAGACTGGCGCGCGCGCCAGCATGCCCACGATTGAGCAGGAAGCGAACGCGGACGGTACGCCTGGACGTTTCAAGATCAATCCATTGGCGAACTGGAACCTCGATGACCTCAAGAACTACATCGAAGATCACAAACTGCCACGGCACCCGCTGGTCAAGGATGGTTACCTTTCAATCGGCTGCATGCCGTGCACGGATCGTGTGAAAGAAGGCGATGATTACCGCTCAGGCCGGTGGGCTGGAACCGACAAGGATGAGTGCGGAATTCATGTGCCGGGCCTCGTCGACGGCGACGGTATCTAG
- a CDS encoding precorrin-2 dehydrogenase/sirohydrochlorin ferrochelatase family protein has product MFPVSLDLDRLTVAVAGSGAAARQRIRLLTEAGAGDFDVYAPDADAEMVEAAGARLVRRLPEDSDLGALDVLFIADLAEADEKRLAAAARSRKVLVNTEDVRPLCDFHVPAMVRRGDLLLAISTGGASPGLARRLKAHLGQEFGEEWADHINEIASARTRWREEGVPLPELGKRTNALIDEKGWLS; this is encoded by the coding sequence ATGTTTCCCGTTTCACTAGATTTGGACCGGTTGACGGTCGCTGTTGCCGGGAGTGGTGCTGCGGCCCGCCAGCGTATCCGGCTGCTGACGGAAGCAGGTGCAGGTGATTTCGACGTTTACGCGCCTGATGCGGACGCAGAGATGGTGGAAGCCGCTGGCGCTCGGCTCGTGCGCCGTCTGCCGGAAGACAGTGATCTGGGTGCATTGGACGTCTTGTTCATTGCCGACCTTGCGGAGGCGGATGAAAAACGGCTGGCGGCGGCTGCCCGGTCAAGGAAGGTGCTGGTCAATACCGAGGATGTTCGGCCGCTGTGTGATTTTCACGTCCCGGCCATGGTGCGGCGGGGAGATCTCCTGCTGGCGATTTCAACCGGCGGCGCCTCTCCGGGACTTGCACGTCGCCTGAAAGCACATCTGGGTCAGGAATTCGGCGAAGAGTGGGCAGACCACATAAATGAAATTGCCAGCGCTCGAACGCGCTGGCGTGAAGAGGGGGTGCCCCTGCCTGAACTGGGCAAGCGTACCAATGCTCTTATTGATGAGAAAGGTTGGCTGTCATGA
- a CDS encoding FliM/FliN family flagellar motor switch protein, protein MSAIEKVDVEISVVLGKATMPIHQLLKMGRGAVIELDAGETEEVWLLANNQPIARGEIVVQGDHVGVSITEVLQQHTF, encoded by the coding sequence ATGAGCGCCATTGAAAAAGTTGATGTTGAGATTTCCGTTGTTCTCGGCAAGGCGACCATGCCTATTCATCAGCTCCTGAAGATGGGCCGTGGGGCTGTGATTGAGCTGGATGCGGGTGAAACTGAGGAAGTCTGGCTGCTTGCCAACAATCAGCCCATTGCACGCGGTGAAATCGTTGTTCAGGGCGACCATGTGGGCGTTTCCATTACAGAAGTCCTGCAGCAACACACTTTCTGA
- the lipB gene encoding lipoyl(octanoyl) transferase LipB: protein MSVSEDTSARAPVTRLHTDAAYVEWRISPDQVPYPVALAEMEARAAAIAAGEAPELVWLLEHPPLYTAGTSTDPKDLLTPDRFPVYETGRGGQYTYHGPGQRVGYAMLNLKTRGQDVRAFVAGLEDWIIGSLAHFHISGEVRNDRVGVWVKRPDRGAATEDKIAAIGVRVRRWVTFHGISINVDPDLEHFSGIIPCGIQQHGVTSFEDLGLTASMPDLDMALRTEFERVFGPTIDETPE from the coding sequence ATGAGCGTTTCCGAAGACACATCCGCCCGCGCGCCCGTGACCCGGCTCCATACTGATGCTGCGTACGTTGAGTGGCGTATTTCACCAGATCAGGTGCCCTACCCTGTGGCACTGGCGGAAATGGAAGCACGTGCGGCCGCCATTGCTGCCGGAGAGGCCCCTGAACTTGTCTGGTTGCTGGAACACCCGCCCCTTTACACGGCAGGCACCAGCACCGACCCCAAGGACCTACTGACACCCGACCGGTTCCCGGTTTATGAGACCGGGCGCGGCGGCCAATACACATACCATGGGCCAGGTCAGCGCGTTGGCTATGCCATGCTCAACCTCAAGACACGCGGACAGGACGTCCGGGCATTTGTCGCAGGTCTGGAAGACTGGATCATCGGCAGCCTCGCCCACTTTCACATCAGCGGCGAAGTGCGCAACGACCGGGTGGGTGTGTGGGTCAAGCGTCCCGATCGTGGTGCCGCAACAGAAGACAAGATCGCAGCCATCGGCGTGCGGGTCCGCCGCTGGGTCACCTTCCATGGCATCAGCATCAACGTTGACCCGGACCTCGAACATTTTTCAGGCATCATACCGTGCGGCATCCAGCAGCATGGCGTTACGAGCTTTGAAGATCTGGGCCTGACGGCCTCCATGCCTGACCTCGACATGGCACTGCGCACTGAGTTCGAGCGTGTGTTTGGTCCAACGATTGACGAGACCCCCGAGTAA
- a CDS encoding ATP12 family chaperone protein, translating into MSDTDKPTFVATYDPEGERDARLSKRFYKVAASAKRDDGFAIALDERELKTPGRRAVRVPSAELGEAVAAEWEAQASHIDPSTMPRTRIVTTAIDRVALDNGPAIDEIVGYAGTDLVCYRADDPEELVALQGQAWDPLLEWFAEATGARLKATSGIIHVQQDDEALRQVALLLKEVDPISLTALHTLVTISGSAVIGLAMLKGHLDAKAAYAASRVDETFQINKWGEDQEAAERAAFHKVEFDAAAEVLGLLA; encoded by the coding sequence ATGAGTGACACCGATAAACCTACCTTTGTCGCGACCTATGATCCTGAAGGAGAACGTGACGCACGGCTTTCCAAGCGGTTTTACAAGGTAGCTGCGAGTGCCAAACGGGATGACGGGTTTGCCATTGCTCTTGATGAGAGAGAACTCAAGACGCCGGGCCGAAGGGCGGTTCGTGTGCCCAGTGCAGAACTGGGTGAGGCTGTGGCCGCTGAGTGGGAGGCGCAAGCGTCTCATATTGATCCCTCGACCATGCCTCGGACACGTATTGTGACAACCGCCATTGATCGTGTGGCGCTGGATAACGGGCCGGCGATTGACGAGATTGTCGGTTACGCCGGTACAGATCTCGTCTGTTATCGGGCGGATGACCCGGAGGAACTTGTCGCCTTGCAGGGGCAGGCGTGGGATCCCTTGCTGGAATGGTTTGCAGAGGCAACTGGAGCCCGCCTGAAAGCAACCAGCGGCATCATTCATGTGCAACAGGACGACGAGGCACTTCGTCAGGTGGCGCTTCTTCTGAAAGAAGTTGATCCGATCAGCCTGACGGCTCTGCACACATTGGTGACAATCTCAGGCAGCGCGGTCATTGGCCTGGCGATGCTCAAAGGGCACCTTGATGCCAAGGCCGCCTATGCGGCATCGCGCGTGGACGAAACATTTCAGATCAACAAATGGGGCGAAGACCAAGAAGCTGCAGAACGCGCAGCGTTTCACAAAGTAGAGTTTGATGCCGCCGCTGAAGTTCTGGGCTTGCTAGCCTGA